The following proteins are encoded in a genomic region of Paenibacillus sp. FSL H3-0469:
- a CDS encoding thiamine pyrophosphate-binding protein, translating into MKISDYVIDYLKQQGVSHVFEFIGGAIVHLLDSVSVREDIECVSVRHEQAGAFAAEAYARMNGKLGVAMATSGPGALNLLTGIGSCYFDSVPCLFITGQVNTYEYKFDRPVRQIGFQETDIVSVAQPLTKYAVMVTKPDQIRYELEKAVALAQSGRPGPVLLDLPMNLQRAEVEPDTLASFYDSVEYQELMQDDGDLDAAVVADVLKRLEAAKRPLILAGGGVRAGNSAASLSRFIELTGIPVVTSLMGLDVIPHDHRLYTGLIGSYGNRYSNLILANCDLLLILGSRLDTRQTGTRPDTFGRGADLIHVDIDSNELNSKVSVSLAVHSSLNVFLERMNDALAVFSKPDITAWLDYITLLKKQYPTYSFTPQADEIEPNRFMELLSSRSENFHTVCLDVGQHQMWASQSFRLSGHQRLLNSGGMGAMGFALPAAIGACLATGQETLVIAGDGGFQLNIQELDTVVRLNLPIKIVVMNNSSLGMVRQFQDLYFAGRQQSTVNPNPSFIDIVRAYKLPAYTMNTMADMHQLNQFLSVDGPAFLEVKLDKDTNVYPKLVVNRPIEDMYPYLDREELKKIMQIDLVDETDIST; encoded by the coding sequence TTGAAGATATCTGATTATGTCATTGATTATCTCAAGCAGCAAGGTGTCTCCCATGTCTTCGAGTTCATTGGCGGGGCGATTGTCCATTTGCTCGATTCCGTCTCGGTTAGAGAGGACATCGAGTGTGTCTCTGTCCGTCATGAACAAGCAGGCGCATTCGCAGCGGAGGCCTATGCGAGAATGAACGGGAAGCTGGGTGTAGCTATGGCTACTAGCGGACCGGGAGCCTTGAATCTGTTGACCGGTATAGGCAGTTGCTACTTCGACTCCGTTCCTTGCTTATTCATCACGGGTCAAGTAAACACATATGAGTATAAATTCGACCGTCCGGTCCGGCAAATAGGATTCCAGGAAACGGATATTGTCAGTGTCGCGCAGCCGTTAACCAAATATGCAGTCATGGTTACTAAGCCGGATCAGATCAGGTATGAGCTGGAAAAGGCTGTGGCGCTCGCGCAAAGCGGCCGGCCCGGCCCGGTGCTTCTGGATCTTCCGATGAATCTTCAGCGGGCAGAGGTGGAACCTGATACGCTGGCCAGCTTCTATGATAGTGTTGAATATCAGGAGCTTATGCAAGATGATGGCGACTTAGACGCAGCCGTTGTTGCAGATGTCCTGAAACGGCTTGAGGCAGCCAAGAGGCCGCTGATACTGGCGGGCGGGGGAGTGAGGGCCGGTAACTCCGCAGCGTCATTATCCCGGTTCATTGAGCTGACCGGAATCCCCGTTGTTACTTCATTAATGGGATTGGATGTCATCCCCCATGACCACCGGTTATATACAGGTCTGATCGGGTCATACGGCAACCGTTACAGCAATCTGATCCTGGCGAATTGTGACTTGTTACTTATTCTCGGCTCAAGGCTGGATACCAGACAGACCGGAACCAGACCGGATACCTTCGGGCGCGGCGCTGACTTGATCCATGTAGATATTGATTCTAACGAGCTTAACAGCAAAGTTAGCGTAAGCCTAGCTGTTCACTCCAGTCTGAATGTATTTCTCGAGAGGATGAATGATGCATTAGCTGTATTTAGCAAGCCTGATATTACTGCATGGTTAGACTATATTACACTACTTAAGAAGCAATATCCTACCTATTCCTTCACTCCGCAGGCTGATGAAATTGAACCGAACCGGTTCATGGAGCTGTTGTCCTCCAGATCAGAGAACTTCCATACGGTATGTCTAGATGTGGGCCAGCATCAGATGTGGGCATCGCAATCCTTCAGGCTGTCCGGACATCAAAGGTTGCTTAATTCCGGCGGGATGGGGGCCATGGGCTTTGCCTTACCGGCTGCTATCGGCGCCTGTCTGGCCACAGGACAGGAGACGCTTGTGATTGCAGGAGACGGAGGATTTCAACTAAATATACAGGAGCTTGATACGGTGGTCCGGCTGAATCTGCCCATCAAAATCGTCGTTATGAATAATAGCTCGCTTGGCATGGTCAGGCAATTCCAGGATTTATATTTCGCAGGCAGACAACAATCGACGGTGAATCCCAATCCTTCGTTCATTGATATTGTTAGAGCGTATAAGCTCCCGGCTTATACTATGAATACGATGGCTGATATGCATCAGCTTAATCAGTTCCTGAGTGTGGATGGGCCGGCTTTCCTTGAGGTAAAGCTGGATAAGGATACCAATGTCTATCCCAAGCTGGTGGTGAACCGGCCGATTGAGGACATGTATCCTTACCTGGACAGGGAGGAATTAAAAAAGATCATGCAAATCGATCTCGTGGACGAAACGGATATTTCAACTTGA
- the rfbA gene encoding glucose-1-phosphate thymidylyltransferase RfbA gives MKGIILAGGSGTRLHPLTKSISKQILPVYDKPMIYYPLSVLMLAGIRDILIISTGRDIRLFQDLLGNGEQLGLSFQYAVQEQPRGLAEAFLIGEEFIGTDHVCMILGDNIFYGQSFSSILERAVQRREGATIFGCRVQDPSAYGVVEFDSMGKAVALEEKPLYPRSHYAVPGLYFYDRQVVEIARHIQPSRRGEIEITDVNREYLNRGQLNVELFGRGMAWLDTGTPDSLLEAANLVETLQKRQGLYVACIEEIAFIKGYITREQLLELARPLRKLAYGQYLNTIAEESLTAGGQGPWRRS, from the coding sequence ATGAAAGGCATTATTCTGGCGGGCGGCTCGGGGACGAGACTGCATCCGCTGACGAAGTCGATCTCCAAGCAGATTCTGCCGGTATACGACAAGCCAATGATCTATTATCCGCTGTCTGTATTGATGCTGGCAGGCATCCGGGATATCCTAATTATCTCCACCGGGAGAGACATCCGGCTGTTCCAGGATCTTCTGGGCAACGGCGAACAGCTTGGCCTCTCCTTCCAGTATGCAGTGCAGGAGCAGCCGCGCGGACTTGCCGAAGCGTTCCTGATCGGAGAAGAATTTATTGGTACAGATCATGTGTGCATGATTCTGGGCGACAACATCTTCTATGGACAGAGCTTCAGCTCCATTCTGGAGCGAGCTGTCCAGCGGCGGGAGGGTGCCACGATCTTCGGCTGCCGGGTACAAGATCCTTCGGCTTATGGTGTTGTTGAATTTGACAGCATGGGCAAGGCGGTTGCGCTGGAGGAGAAGCCCCTGTATCCCCGTTCCCATTATGCAGTGCCGGGCTTATACTTCTACGACCGCCAGGTCGTTGAGATCGCAAGACATATCCAGCCCTCACGGCGTGGTGAAATCGAGATTACAGATGTTAACCGGGAGTATTTAAACAGAGGCCAATTGAATGTGGAGCTGTTCGGCCGGGGAATGGCCTGGCTGGATACCGGGACGCCGGATTCATTGCTGGAGGCAGCCAATCTGGTGGAGACGCTCCAGAAGCGGCAAGGCCTGTACGTGGCTTGCATTGAAGAGATTGCTTTCATTAAAGGCTACATTACCAGAGAGCAGCTTCTGGAGCTGGCAAGGCCGCTGCGCAAGCTGGCCTACGGACAATATCTGAACACCATTGCTGAAGAATCACTTACTGCGGGCGGACAAGGTCCATGGAGGAGGAGTTAA